The following are from one region of the Verrucomicrobiia bacterium genome:
- a CDS encoding autotransporter-associated beta strand repeat-containing protein: MFDYSFSGDWTGTTSIGVGVFNNGTQEYMDGRLDNTALTGGILTPGDLQARLNALYLNLPSCQTAGIVSDPVDQAVETPNTATFSVAATGTSPAYQWQVSTNSGSLWDNVVTGTGGTTASYTTAPTSFADSGKQYRCIVSVSCDSSSVTSAVATLTVTGTANWTGGGGNGLWNDTNNWDILQVPDAATKAIIGFDTVSYNTPMAAASFRGLTLAGALNVNTNGFTIDASSAVPLTVQPGGLVTINSNGVVTITDSGSVTMPTPTSGTPPVIDVEGGTLILTNNGSAFLMGDNTSSDANIGAAFTNNGGTVVIDQPLRVRGRDSRFYMSGGTLDLQGGLNHDVGGNDSRQFFRIAGGSANLNAVTINRASTSGGLSVEGGVVNSSSVRIGIGIASGYARMTGGVWTNAGAFYVADRNNAANSGTRNVTFRMDSGELVTLGSDGIVINNQGEPDTSNLSSVGGILTVNGGTISTEGIYLNGPSVTANAYARFQLNGGTIYLGSVGLVANANSANSLTTVPTLTGGTLAAQADWSSVANLPLSGAVTFQAADAEGAGHNITLNGVLSGSGGVTKTGAGTLTLNGVNTCSGATTISGGTLALGAGATLGATPQITLENGASFDASAAGGYTLAAGKVLAGSGSVAGSFTAASGATLSPGNSEGVIAFANGLVEQGGVINNFEISATSNDVIQVVGDLDVSGGANTVTVTALGGSLAAGTYTLFEYSGSLIGDVTSLSLVGAPGYLTNNVAAKAIQLVTSGVRAPASVVWVGNAAANDWDVLNHTNWLNGGLLDFFVQGDTAHFDATGAANPIVKVTAPVAPASVTVDAANDYTFTGAGAIGGAGGLTKTNSGTLHVQTTNSYTGPTTIGGGTLEVAVLANGGINSGIGASPADPANLVMDGAALKYTGPTVSINRGATLNPGGGTVSVDDPAANLTVGGTVTGTGALTKTGAGALTLGAANTYAGDTTVSNGVLSLVTATSAGNGAITLQDGAALRLAGTYTLNNNLNFNGTCAIDLNNNSPAGDRHLVGEWAGTATILITNFYDSSRTFTIGGNGGMSTLAGTLDLVDSSCHLRFNNGGGNPSTGSPNVYFKLGSGSIIMEPRNGSVTIDLGALSGGPNTVVRGRASGGSGTVNYSVGALNLDSVFQGAFSNSTVSGNLTSLVKIGTGKLTLTGESTHTGGTTVYDGTLQVDGAIDNGSVFIVSGTLAGSGTIGGPVDVGAGAFLTPGSAVGTLTINNTLTLEFGSTTTLEVDAAAGTNDQIAGVTSLLNNGGDLVVTNVNGTLGSGTVFKLFSAANYQGTFNSVTLPPLTGGLTWDTNSLYVDGTIRIAPLTTPTTMTVALNGTELTLAWPADHTGWKLQSQTNDLATGLTGAWYDVPDSDLNHSFTTTVDPASPTVFYRLYLTVP, translated from the coding sequence ATGTTCGATTACTCCTTCAGCGGGGACTGGACGGGCACCACGTCAATCGGCGTCGGTGTCTTCAACAACGGCACGCAGGAATACATGGACGGCCGGCTGGACAACACGGCGCTGACGGGCGGGATTCTGACCCCCGGCGATCTTCAGGCGCGGCTCAACGCGCTTTATCTCAACCTGCCGAGCTGCCAGACGGCGGGCATTGTCAGCGACCCGGTGGACCAGGCCGTGGAGACGCCGAACACGGCCACGTTCTCTGTCGCCGCGACGGGCACCAGCCCTGCCTACCAATGGCAGGTGAGCACCAACAGCGGTTCGCTGTGGGACAACGTGGTCACGGGCACGGGCGGGACAACCGCCAGCTACACGACCGCCCCGACATCCTTCGCCGACTCGGGCAAGCAATACCGCTGCATCGTCAGCGTGAGCTGCGATTCCAGTTCCGTCACCTCGGCCGTTGCCACCCTGACCGTGACCGGCACCGCCAACTGGACGGGCGGCGGCGGCAATGGTTTGTGGAACGACACGAATAACTGGGACATTCTCCAGGTTCCCGACGCCGCCACCAAGGCGATCATCGGTTTTGACACCGTCAGCTACAACACGCCGATGGCGGCCGCCAGTTTCCGCGGACTGACGCTTGCGGGCGCCCTCAATGTCAACACCAACGGATTCACGATTGACGCATCCAGCGCGGTGCCGCTGACCGTTCAGCCGGGCGGTCTGGTGACCATCAATTCCAACGGCGTGGTCACCATCACTGATTCGGGCTCGGTGACGATGCCCACGCCCACCAGCGGAACGCCGCCGGTCATCGATGTGGAAGGCGGCACGCTGATTCTGACCAACAACGGCAGCGCGTTCTTGATGGGTGACAACACGAGCAGCGACGCCAACATTGGCGCGGCCTTCACCAACAATGGCGGCACGGTGGTGATCGACCAGCCGTTGCGCGTGCGCGGCCGCGACTCTCGCTTCTACATGAGCGGCGGCACCCTGGATTTGCAGGGCGGCCTCAACCATGACGTGGGCGGCAACGATTCCCGGCAGTTCTTCCGCATCGCGGGCGGCTCGGCCAACCTGAATGCGGTCACCATCAATCGCGCGAGCACGTCGGGCGGCCTGTCTGTCGAGGGCGGCGTGGTGAATTCCAGCAGCGTCCGGATTGGCATTGGCATCGCCTCGGGCTACGCCCGAATGACCGGTGGCGTTTGGACAAACGCCGGCGCGTTCTACGTGGCGGACCGCAACAACGCCGCCAACTCGGGAACGCGCAACGTGACGTTCCGGATGGACAGCGGCGAGCTGGTCACGCTGGGCAGTGACGGCATTGTCATCAACAATCAAGGTGAACCGGACACTTCCAATCTCTCGAGTGTCGGCGGCATCCTGACGGTCAACGGTGGCACCATCAGCACCGAGGGCATTTATTTGAACGGCCCGTCGGTCACGGCGAACGCCTACGCCCGTTTTCAACTGAACGGCGGCACCATTTATCTGGGGTCGGTCGGATTGGTCGCCAACGCGAACAGCGCAAACAGCCTGACCACCGTCCCGACGTTGACCGGCGGCACGCTCGCGGCGCAGGCGGACTGGAGCAGTGTGGCCAACCTGCCGTTGAGCGGCGCGGTGACCTTCCAGGCCGCGGATGCGGAGGGAGCGGGACACAACATCACCCTCAACGGGGTGCTGAGCGGCAGTGGCGGCGTGACGAAAACCGGCGCGGGCACGCTGACCTTGAACGGCGTGAACACCTGTTCAGGCGCAACCACCATCAGCGGAGGCACGCTGGCGCTGGGCGCGGGCGCCACTCTTGGGGCAACGCCGCAAATCACACTCGAGAATGGTGCCAGCTTCGATGCCTCGGCGGCCGGCGGTTACACCCTTGCCGCCGGCAAGGTGCTGGCGGGCTCGGGCAGCGTGGCGGGCAGCTTTACCGCCGCGTCCGGAGCCACCCTCTCGCCCGGCAACAGCGAGGGTGTGATCGCCTTTGCCAACGGCCTCGTGGAGCAGGGCGGCGTCATCAACAACTTCGAGATTTCCGCCACGTCCAACGACGTGATCCAGGTGGTGGGCGACCTGGATGTCAGCGGCGGCGCCAACACCGTCACGGTGACCGCGCTCGGTGGCTCGCTGGCGGCCGGCACCTACACCTTGTTCGAATACTCCGGGTCGTTGATCGGCGACGTGACCAGTCTGTCCCTCGTCGGTGCGCCGGGTTATTTGACGAACAATGTCGCGGCCAAGGCAATTCAGCTCGTGACCTCCGGCGTGCGCGCCCCGGCGAGCGTGGTTTGGGTGGGCAACGCCGCGGCCAATGATTGGGACGTGCTGAACCACACCAACTGGCTCAACGGCGGTCTCCTGGATTTCTTTGTGCAGGGCGACACCGCCCACTTCGACGCCACGGGCGCGGCCAATCCCATCGTGAAGGTGACGGCGCCGGTCGCTCCGGCTTCGGTGACCGTTGATGCCGCCAATGATTATACCTTCACCGGCGCCGGTGCGATTGGCGGAGCGGGCGGCCTGACCAAAACCAACAGCGGCACTTTGCACGTCCAGACTACCAACAGCTACACCGGTCCCACGACCATTGGCGGCGGAACGCTGGAGGTGGCCGTCCTCGCCAACGGCGGCATCAACAGCGGCATTGGCGCTTCTCCTGCGGACCCGGCCAATCTCGTCATGGACGGCGCCGCATTGAAATACACCGGCCCCACGGTCAGCATCAACCGCGGCGCTACATTGAACCCCGGCGGCGGCACCGTGAGCGTTGATGACCCCGCGGCCAATCTGACGGTGGGCGGCACGGTGACGGGCACAGGTGCCCTCACGAAGACCGGGGCGGGCGCGCTGACGTTGGGCGCGGCCAACACCTATGCCGGAGACACGACCGTGAGCAACGGCGTCCTCTCGCTCGTTACGGCGACGAGCGCGGGCAATGGAGCGATCACCCTGCAGGATGGCGCCGCGCTCCGGCTGGCCGGGACCTACACACTGAACAACAACCTCAACTTCAACGGCACTTGCGCCATTGATCTGAACAACAACAGCCCCGCCGGCGACCGTCATCTGGTGGGCGAATGGGCGGGCACCGCAACCATTCTCATCACCAACTTCTACGACAGCAGCCGCACCTTCACCATCGGCGGTAATGGCGGCATGTCCACGCTGGCGGGCACGCTTGATTTGGTGGACAGCTCGTGCCATCTCCGCTTCAACAACGGCGGCGGCAACCCAAGCACCGGCAGCCCGAATGTGTATTTCAAGCTTGGCTCCGGCAGCATCATCATGGAGCCGCGCAACGGCAGCGTGACCATTGACCTCGGCGCCTTGTCCGGCGGTCCCAACACCGTCGTGCGCGGCCGGGCCAGCGGCGGCTCGGGCACGGTGAATTACTCCGTGGGCGCGCTGAATCTGGACTCCGTTTTCCAGGGCGCCTTCTCCAACAGCACCGTCAGCGGCAACCTGACCTCGCTCGTCAAGATCGGCACCGGCAAGCTGACTCTGACCGGCGAAAGCACGCACACCGGCGGCACGACCGTTTACGACGGCACCTTGCAGGTGGACGGCGCCATCGACAACGGTTCGGTGTTCATCGTGAGCGGCACCCTGGCGGGCTCCGGAACCATCGGCGGGCCGGTGGATGTGGGCGCGGGCGCCTTTTTGACGCCGGGCAGCGCCGTCGGCACCCTGACGATCAACAACACGCTGACCCTGGAATTCGGCAGCACCACCACCCTGGAAGTGGACGCGGCCGCGGGCACGAACGACCAGATCGCCGGCGTCACCTCGCTGCTCAACAACGGCGGCGACCTCGTGGTGACCAACGTGAATGGAACGCTTGGCAGCGGCACGGTGTTCAAGTTGTTCAGCGCCGCCAATTATCAGGGCACGTTCAACTCCGTCACCCTGCCGCCGCTCACCGGCGGGCTCACCTGGGACACGAACAGCCTGTATGTCGATGGCACCATCCGCATCGCGCCGTTGACCACGCCGACCACGATGACCGTCGCGCTGAACGGCACCGAGCTGACGCTGGCCTGGCCCGCCGATCACACCGGCTGGAAGCTCCAATCCCAGACCAACGACCTCGCCACTGGCCTCACCGGCGCCTGGTATGACGTGCCGGATTCGGACTTGAACCATTCGTTCACCACGACGGTGGATCCGGCCAGCCCGACCGTCTTCTACCGTCTCTACCTGACGGTCCCATAA
- a CDS encoding helix-turn-helix transcriptional regulator yields MSKSVFTTEYAVFRELLRELRTQKGLTQVQLSETLGMPQSFVSKYETGERRLDVIELRNVCQSLGATLVSFAKKFEERLPEAKKVGAK; encoded by the coding sequence GTGTCAAAATCCGTTTTCACAACTGAGTATGCGGTCTTTCGGGAGCTTCTGCGAGAACTTCGCACACAGAAGGGCCTCACCCAAGTTCAATTGTCCGAGACTCTGGGAATGCCCCAGAGTTTTGTGAGCAAATACGAAACCGGTGAGAGACGGCTCGACGTGATTGAACTGCGAAACGTTTGCCAATCCCTAGGCGCCACCCTCGTTTCGTTCGCAAAGAAGTTTGAAGAGAGACTTCCTGAGGCGAAGAAGGTAGGTGCCAAGTGA
- a CDS encoding BsuBI/PstI family type II restriction endonuclease, protein MSRTRQHQTRTDRFHGSSLGVEVLARSLGVPRREVEAKRWRMPDGSFFYHPRYRWCLLIKAIIEHFCPAFAPGGVVLYIGDTENKFVHLETGGLATLGVSLDSAAKIPDVIVHFRAKNWLLLIEAVTSAGPVDSKRRKELKDLFAGCKAGLVFVTAFENRRTMQTFVSQIAWESEVWIAEDPDHMIHFNGERFLGPYPDVIGKS, encoded by the coding sequence ATGAGCCGGACCAGACAGCACCAAACACGCACCGATCGTTTCCACGGCTCGTCCTTAGGAGTTGAAGTGCTCGCCCGTTCCTTAGGTGTCCCTCGACGTGAAGTGGAAGCCAAGCGCTGGCGCATGCCAGACGGATCGTTCTTCTACCATCCGCGATACCGCTGGTGCCTGCTTATCAAGGCCATCATCGAGCACTTCTGCCCCGCCTTCGCCCCCGGCGGGGTGGTCCTCTACATCGGCGACACCGAAAACAAGTTCGTCCATCTGGAAACCGGAGGTTTGGCCACGCTCGGCGTCTCCCTGGATTCCGCCGCCAAGATTCCCGATGTCATCGTTCACTTCCGTGCCAAGAACTGGCTCCTGCTCATCGAAGCGGTTACCAGCGCCGGCCCGGTGGACAGCAAGCGCCGCAAAGAACTCAAAGACCTGTTCGCTGGCTGTAAGGCCGGTCTTGTCTTCGTGACTGCCTTCGAGAACCGCCGCACCATGCAGACCTTCGTCTCGCAGATTGCTTGGGAATCTGAAGTCTGGATCGCCGAAGATCCCGACCACATGATTCACTTCAACGGTGAGCGTTTCCTCGGTCCCTATCCGGACGTAATCGGAAAAAGTTGA
- a CDS encoding prepilin-type N-terminal cleavage/methylation domain-containing protein, translating into MMKSPFISTLRRPSSTHGPRGGRAFTLIELLVVIAIIAILAAMLLPALGLAKEKAKRIKCTSNLKQIGIAFAIYAGDNNDKVPQTVVGAGNSPGSALWDVPRLTADAIIQSGGNRGILYDPATKATVQDIDNWYYFNSATTPPSDNGVNYRVTTYQWLFERNNPGTAGYDASRPSRRRDGLPYVSKLSVAVTNFTVAQSELVTCVVVSEGSGGQNDKFTGVYTSNPQIIPQGYNSSHMSSGSRPEGGNILCQDNHVEWRNFKKMRVYVDWSNNRHWWW; encoded by the coding sequence ATGATGAAGTCTCCGTTTATTTCCACGCTGCGCCGCCCCTCTTCGACGCACGGCCCCCGCGGCGGACGCGCCTTTACGCTCATCGAGTTGCTGGTGGTCATCGCCATCATTGCCATCCTCGCCGCCATGCTGTTGCCCGCCCTGGGTCTGGCCAAGGAAAAGGCCAAGCGCATCAAGTGCACCAGCAACCTGAAACAAATTGGCATCGCCTTCGCCATCTACGCCGGTGACAACAATGACAAGGTGCCGCAGACCGTGGTCGGCGCCGGCAACTCGCCCGGCTCGGCCCTGTGGGACGTGCCCCGGCTCACGGCCGACGCGATCATTCAGTCCGGCGGCAACCGTGGCATTCTTTACGATCCGGCCACCAAGGCCACCGTGCAGGACATCGACAACTGGTATTATTTCAACTCGGCCACGACGCCGCCCTCGGACAATGGCGTCAACTACCGCGTGACGACCTACCAATGGTTGTTTGAACGGAACAATCCCGGCACCGCGGGCTACGACGCCTCACGGCCTTCGCGCCGGCGGGACGGGCTTCCCTACGTCAGCAAGCTTTCCGTGGCGGTGACGAACTTCACGGTGGCGCAGAGCGAACTCGTCACCTGCGTGGTCGTCTCGGAAGGTTCGGGCGGGCAGAACGACAAATTCACCGGCGTTTACACCTCCAACCCGCAAATTATTCCGCAGGGCTACAACAGCAGTCACATGAGTTCGGGCAGTCGTCCGGAGGGGGGCAACATTTTGTGCCAGGACAACCATGTGGAATGGCGCAACTTCAAAAAAATGCGCGTTTACGTGGACTGGAGCAACAACCGCCACTGGTGGTGGTAA
- a CDS encoding DUF1080 domain-containing protein has product MKPRRLALALLALGTALFVCPSVQAADPAETGWTTLFNGKDLSGWTVVNGGEFSVTNGVIHLVRGTGWLRSAQPYTNFIFEAEWRALEKNYNSGLLIRAAAEGKPFPTNVWQVNLKGTALGTLMRGSKTLVTNAAPARPVGEWGKFRITVTGSHISVEAGGRHLWDYDQLDATSGFLGLQAENKSFEFRHIRVRPLGANPVR; this is encoded by the coding sequence ATGAAACCCCGCCGCCTTGCGCTCGCGCTTCTCGCCCTCGGAACCGCGCTCTTTGTTTGCCCCTCGGTGCAGGCCGCCGACCCGGCTGAAACGGGCTGGACCACGTTGTTCAACGGCAAGGATCTCTCGGGCTGGACCGTGGTGAACGGCGGCGAGTTCTCGGTCACGAATGGCGTCATTCATCTGGTCAGGGGCACCGGCTGGCTGCGCAGCGCGCAACCATACACCAACTTTATTTTTGAGGCGGAATGGCGCGCGCTGGAAAAGAATTACAACAGCGGACTGCTCATCCGGGCCGCGGCCGAGGGCAAGCCGTTCCCGACCAATGTCTGGCAGGTGAACCTGAAAGGCACGGCGCTGGGCACGTTGATGCGCGGATCCAAAACGCTGGTGACCAACGCCGCGCCGGCCCGGCCCGTGGGCGAATGGGGCAAGTTCCGCATTACGGTGACTGGTTCGCATATCAGCGTGGAGGCGGGCGGTCGGCACCTCTGGGACTACGACCAACTGGATGCCACCAGCGGTTTCCTCGGGTTGCAGGCGGAGAACAAGTCCTTCGAGTTCCGTCACATCCGGGTGCGTCCCCTCGGCGCAAACCCGGTCCGTTGA
- a CDS encoding glycoside hydrolase family 28 protein — protein MPAGEYLTGPINLQSRIELHLEGGATLKFKTDPSACLPAVRTWFEGMECLNYSPLIYAFEAQDIAITGDGVLDGQADETHWWPWKGKKEYGWTSGQPKQDAARQRLVKMVAEGTPVAQRTFGDGDYLRPSFIEPFRCRNVLIEGVRIRRSPMWELHPVLSTNVIVRGVQIVSHGPNNDGCDPEACRDVLIENTVFDTGDDCIAIKSGRNEDGRRLGAPAENIVVRGCTMKDGHGGVTIGSEISGGCRNVFVENCTMDSPNLDRVLRFKSNAVRGGTVENVFVRNVKVGTVGDAVLQIDFLYEEGANGPQRPVVRHVTMENLTVANARRVLDVQGFPAAEISDVRLHHSTFAGLTQPDVVKDANVKLVDCTVSPKP, from the coding sequence GTGCCAGCCGGCGAATACCTGACCGGCCCGATTAACCTGCAAAGCCGGATTGAATTGCACCTCGAAGGCGGGGCGACGCTGAAGTTCAAGACCGATCCCTCCGCCTGCCTGCCGGCCGTGCGCACGTGGTTTGAAGGCATGGAGTGCCTCAACTACTCGCCGCTCATTTACGCTTTCGAGGCGCAGGACATCGCCATCACCGGCGACGGCGTGCTCGATGGTCAGGCCGACGAAACGCATTGGTGGCCCTGGAAGGGCAAAAAGGAATACGGCTGGACCAGCGGCCAGCCCAAACAGGACGCCGCCCGCCAACGCCTGGTGAAAATGGTTGCGGAAGGCACGCCCGTGGCCCAGCGGACGTTCGGCGACGGCGACTACCTGCGGCCCAGTTTCATCGAGCCCTTCCGCTGCCGGAACGTGCTGATCGAAGGCGTGCGCATCCGGCGTTCGCCCATGTGGGAACTGCACCCGGTGTTGTCCACAAACGTCATTGTGCGCGGCGTGCAAATCGTCAGCCACGGCCCCAACAACGACGGATGTGATCCCGAGGCCTGCCGGGACGTGCTGATTGAGAACACGGTGTTCGACACGGGCGACGACTGCATCGCCATCAAGTCCGGCCGCAACGAGGATGGCCGGCGCCTGGGCGCCCCCGCGGAGAATATCGTCGTGCGCGGCTGCACCATGAAGGACGGCCACGGCGGCGTGACCATTGGCAGCGAGATTTCCGGCGGCTGCCGGAACGTGTTTGTGGAGAATTGCACGATGGACAGCCCGAATCTCGACCGCGTGCTGCGCTTCAAGTCCAACGCCGTCCGCGGCGGCACGGTGGAAAACGTGTTCGTCCGCAACGTGAAGGTCGGCACCGTCGGCGACGCGGTGTTGCAGATTGATTTTCTCTACGAAGAAGGCGCCAACGGTCCGCAACGCCCGGTTGTGCGCCACGTGACGATGGAAAACCTGACCGTGGCCAACGCCCGGCGCGTGCTGGACGTGCAGGGCTTTCCCGCGGCGGAAATCAGCGACGTGCGGCTCCACCACTCAACCTTCGCCGGCCTCACCCAGCCCGACGTGGTGAAAGATGCGAACGTCAAACTGGTGGATTGCACGGTGTCCCCGAAGCCGTAA